In the Heteronotia binoei isolate CCM8104 ecotype False Entrance Well chromosome 13, APGP_CSIRO_Hbin_v1, whole genome shotgun sequence genome, one interval contains:
- the LOC132581049 gene encoding aquaporin-4-like — protein MGIREELRSRQFWCCLLAEASGTLIFVSVVLGASSPAGPKQVLPPPLQPALAAGLVAISLAHCFGKVSGAQVNPALTVAFLCTRKLDALHAASYILAQCLGAILASSAFFLMLPASAIGQLVTKVSSEGNAGQALGMEAFSTFQLALTIFAVEDHRRRELGEPSILAIGFSVVAGALAAGIFSGGSMNPARSLGPAVVTGIWEHHWVYWLGPILGAVLAGMSYEFFFASTASRDKLIACLTCHEIEIVEAASMSRSSPSASAHTKPPCKGEHSAE, from the exons ATGGGCATCAGAGAG GAACTGCGGAGCCGTCAATTCTGGTGTTGCTTGTTGGCAGAAGCATCTGGCACCCTCATCTTTGTCTCAGTAGTGCTGGGTGCTTCCTCCCCTGCTGGTCCTAAACAAGTGCTCCCTCCTCCACTCCAGCCAGCTCTTGCTGCAGGGCTGGTTGCCATCAGCTTGGCACACTGCTTTGGCAAGGTCAGTGGCGCCCAGGTCAATCCAGCACTCACTGTGGCTTTCCTGTGCACTCGCAAACTGGATGCTCTGCATGCTGCAAGCTATATCCTGGCCCAGTGCCTAGGTGCCATCCTAGCATCAAGTGCCTTCTTCCTCATGCTGCCTGCCTCAGCCATTGGGCAACTGGTTACCAAG GTGAGCAGTGAAGGGAATGCTGGACAAGCCCTGGGAATGGAGGCTTTCTCCACATTCCAGCTAGCTCTCACCATCTTTGCTGTAGAAGACCATCGGCGGCGTGAATTGGGGGAGCCCAGCATCTTGGCTATTGGCTTCTCTGTAGTGGCAGGAGCCCTAGCTGCG GGCATATTCTCTGGGGGCAGCATGAATCCAGCCCGATCACTGGGACCAGCTGTAGTAACAGGAATCTGGGAACATCACTGG GTGTACTGGCTTGGTCCCATCTTGGGTGCTGTCCTTGCTGGAATGTCTTACGAATTCTTCTTTGCTAGCACTGCTTCACGGGACAAGCTAATTGCCTGCCTGACCTGCCATGAGATTGAGATTGTGGAGGCAGCCAGCATGTCTCGTTCTTCACCCTCTGCTTCTGCTCACACCAAACCTCCTTGCAAGGGGGAACATAGTGCTGAATAG